In the genome of Candidatus Microbacterium phytovorans, one region contains:
- a CDS encoding DEAD/DEAH box helicase: MSSSSRPPAWRAMVSDDAYEGGVALGLQLRQREGDEAHWGPRRVRTASARSVATTDGQLRIAARPLVRSATSDEWIQGDASWEALRRGPSAHAFRLDARRWRWFTTLYGLAHDVRVFGGFGDSEWLTLDGVDSDLLWPHLDAAAGLGIPLVSSVRTQQFTIGASAEVTVRAERAGDGLLLHADVRVDGAAPAAHARPIGHVGVYTVEGEGESLHVRLAPVALGGATQALLAAGGAMPVPPDDRIDFLRDAYPRLARESTVVTGRGVTLPAPEPTALVLTVQQQPRDVVDYAFRWHPPAAPRADWDEATEVPGLTVPESRERRRTVEAAWQGATDVPFAGAGQLVGAVAAEFVARVLPALEEVDGLRVEVSGLQRAYRELSGDPRITVRTVETTDADWFDLGVHVHVDGRRIPFAALFTALAQRRKKMLLSDGAYFSLAHPALDRLRDLIDESRDLVEWEAGPRVSRYHVEVWEEFEDLADQSEPAVTWRETVRQAASSSSIERAPDAPDALATPLRPYQLDGFRWLVALWEAGLGGILADDMGLGKTLQVLALLVHLNAKTDAAPALVVAPTSVVHAWREQAARHAPGLRVHTVDGTGIRLRDIEADVVVTSYALLRLDERAYTDVDWSVVILDEAGAVKNPRTRVHRAARELRARARFALTGTPLENSLTDLWAILALTSPGLFPSARQFRTEYVTPIERGRVAENAEDGAARARRLARLRRRLRPYLLRRTKDVVAADLPPRQEQDLRIELTSGHRAVYERVLQRERRKVLGLLDDLDSHRFIVFRSLTLLRMLALAPSLVDAGGPGLESSKLDALRERLRELAAEGHRALVFSQFTSYLDIVEADLRVHGIGFVRLDGSTTRRGDVVEAFRTGEQPVFLISLKAGGVGLTLTEADYVFLLDPWWNPAAERQAIDRTHRIGQTRPVTVYRMIAAGTIEEKVVALQERKSRLFDAVLDADGAFSTALTAEDIRDLLA; this comes from the coding sequence ATGAGCTCGTCGTCCCGTCCGCCCGCCTGGCGCGCGATGGTGTCCGACGATGCGTACGAGGGAGGCGTCGCCCTCGGCCTCCAGCTCCGTCAGCGCGAAGGCGATGAGGCTCACTGGGGCCCGCGTCGAGTGCGAACGGCCTCGGCGCGCAGCGTCGCGACGACGGACGGTCAACTGCGAATCGCCGCACGGCCCCTCGTGCGCAGCGCGACGTCAGATGAGTGGATTCAGGGCGACGCATCGTGGGAGGCGCTGCGCCGTGGGCCTTCGGCGCACGCGTTCCGGCTCGACGCGCGCCGGTGGCGCTGGTTCACGACCCTGTACGGCCTGGCACACGACGTCCGCGTGTTCGGCGGCTTCGGCGACTCGGAGTGGTTGACGCTCGACGGGGTCGACAGTGATCTGCTCTGGCCGCACCTCGACGCGGCGGCGGGTCTCGGCATCCCGCTGGTCTCGAGCGTGCGCACACAGCAGTTCACGATCGGCGCCTCCGCCGAGGTCACGGTGCGGGCGGAGCGCGCCGGCGACGGCCTTCTCCTGCACGCCGACGTGCGTGTCGACGGTGCCGCTCCCGCAGCCCACGCCCGCCCGATCGGGCACGTCGGGGTCTACACCGTCGAGGGAGAGGGCGAGTCGCTCCACGTGCGCCTGGCGCCGGTCGCCCTCGGCGGGGCGACGCAGGCCCTGCTGGCGGCAGGCGGAGCGATGCCGGTGCCTCCCGACGACCGCATCGACTTCCTCCGCGACGCCTACCCTCGGCTGGCGCGGGAGAGCACCGTCGTCACGGGTCGCGGGGTGACGCTCCCGGCACCGGAACCCACCGCACTGGTGCTCACCGTGCAGCAGCAGCCGCGCGACGTCGTCGATTACGCCTTTCGGTGGCACCCTCCGGCGGCGCCTCGCGCGGACTGGGACGAGGCGACCGAGGTGCCCGGCCTCACGGTGCCGGAGAGCCGCGAACGGCGGCGGACGGTGGAGGCCGCCTGGCAGGGGGCGACCGACGTCCCCTTCGCCGGCGCGGGGCAGCTCGTCGGCGCCGTCGCCGCCGAGTTCGTCGCGCGCGTCCTCCCCGCGCTCGAAGAGGTGGACGGTCTCCGCGTCGAGGTGTCGGGACTGCAGCGCGCCTATCGCGAGCTGTCCGGTGACCCGCGCATCACCGTGCGCACGGTCGAGACGACGGATGCCGACTGGTTCGACCTGGGTGTCCACGTTCACGTCGACGGCCGGCGCATCCCCTTCGCGGCGCTGTTCACCGCACTCGCGCAGCGACGCAAGAAGATGCTGCTGTCCGACGGTGCCTACTTCTCGCTCGCCCATCCGGCGCTGGACCGGCTGCGCGATCTGATCGACGAGTCGCGAGACCTCGTCGAGTGGGAGGCCGGCCCGCGGGTGAGCCGCTATCACGTCGAGGTGTGGGAGGAGTTCGAAGACCTCGCCGATCAGTCGGAGCCGGCCGTCACCTGGCGCGAGACGGTGCGGCAAGCCGCGTCGTCGTCCTCGATCGAGCGTGCGCCCGATGCCCCCGACGCGCTGGCGACGCCGCTGCGCCCCTATCAGCTCGACGGCTTCCGCTGGCTGGTCGCCCTGTGGGAAGCGGGACTCGGCGGCATCCTGGCCGATGACATGGGCCTCGGGAAGACGCTGCAGGTGCTCGCGCTTCTCGTGCACCTGAACGCGAAGACGGATGCCGCGCCCGCGCTCGTGGTGGCACCCACCTCCGTCGTGCACGCGTGGCGCGAACAGGCGGCCCGGCACGCCCCCGGGCTGCGGGTGCACACGGTCGACGGCACCGGCATCCGTCTCCGCGACATCGAGGCCGACGTCGTCGTGACGTCGTACGCGTTGCTGCGCCTGGACGAGCGCGCCTACACCGACGTGGACTGGTCGGTCGTGATCCTCGACGAGGCGGGGGCTGTCAAGAATCCGCGCACCCGGGTGCATCGCGCTGCGCGCGAGCTGCGGGCGCGCGCTCGATTCGCGCTCACGGGCACACCGCTGGAGAACAGCCTCACGGACCTGTGGGCGATCCTCGCTCTCACCTCTCCCGGGCTCTTTCCCTCGGCGCGGCAGTTTCGCACCGAGTACGTGACGCCGATCGAGCGCGGTCGTGTGGCCGAGAACGCCGAGGACGGTGCGGCGCGCGCCCGGCGCCTCGCGCGGTTGCGCCGACGTCTGCGCCCCTACCTCCTGCGTCGCACGAAAGACGTCGTCGCCGCCGACCTGCCGCCACGCCAGGAGCAGGATCTGCGGATCGAGCTGACGAGCGGGCATCGCGCCGTATACGAGCGCGTGCTTCAGCGCGAACGCCGCAAAGTGCTCGGCTTGCTCGACGATCTCGACAGCCATCGCTTCATCGTGTTCCGCTCGCTGACGCTCCTGCGCATGCTCGCACTGGCTCCCTCGCTCGTGGATGCCGGAGGCCCCGGTCTCGAGTCCAGCAAGCTCGACGCGCTGCGGGAACGCCTCCGGGAACTGGCCGCCGAGGGCCACCGCGCGCTCGTCTTCAGCCAGTTCACGTCGTACCTCGACATCGTCGAGGCCGATCTGCGCGTCCACGGCATCGGCTTCGTGCGTCTCGACGGATCCACGACGCGACGCGGCGACGTCGTCGAGGCGTTCCGCACGGGGGAGCAGCCGGTGTTCCTCATCAGCCTCAAGGCCGGCGGCGTCGGGCTCACGCTGACTGAGGCGGACTACGTCTTCCTGCTCGACCCGTGGTGGAACCCGGCGGCCGAGCGCCAGGCGATCGACCGCACGCATCGGATCGGACAGACGCGCCCCGTGACCGTCTACCGGATGATCGCCGCGGGCACGATCGAGGAGAAGGTCGTGGCGTTGCAGGAGCGCAAGTCGCGCCTGTTCGATGCCGTCCTCGACGCGGACGGCGCATTCTCCACCGCTCTGACGGCGGAGGACATCCGCGATCTCCTCGCCTGA
- the nusB gene encoding transcription antitermination factor NusB yields the protein MSARSKARKRALDILYQSDVRGDDLATTLAAEAKRAASEPAREASWLYAREIVDGVVDNRDEIDEQIITHARDWKIERMPAVDRAVLRIGVWEILFNSEIPTAVAIDEAVELAKEFSTDDSGSFVHGVLARIARAS from the coding sequence ATGAGCGCCCGCAGTAAGGCGCGCAAGCGCGCCCTCGACATCCTGTACCAGAGCGACGTCCGCGGCGACGACCTGGCGACGACCCTCGCGGCGGAAGCCAAGCGTGCCGCGAGTGAGCCCGCTCGCGAAGCGTCGTGGTTGTATGCCCGCGAGATCGTCGACGGCGTCGTGGACAACCGCGACGAGATCGACGAGCAGATCATCACTCACGCACGGGACTGGAAGATCGAACGGATGCCGGCCGTCGACCGCGCGGTGCTCCGCATCGGCGTGTGGGAGATCCTGTTCAACAGCGAGATCCCGACGGCCGTCGCGATCGACGAGGCCGTCGAACTGGCCAAGGAGTTCTCCACCGACGACTCGGGTTCGTTCGTCCACGGCGTCCTCGCCCGCATCGCCCGCGCGAGCTGA
- the efp gene encoding elongation factor P, giving the protein MASTADIKNGVVLSIDGQLWNVIEFQHVKPGKGGAFVRTKLKNVVSGKVVDRTYNAGAKIDIENVDRRDFTYLYNDGEGFVFMDVADYDQLTVGAATVGDAANFLLENQQVQIALNNGNPLYVELPASVVLEITYTEPGLQGDRSSAGTKSATVETGYEIQVPLFVETGTKVKVDTRTGAYLGRIN; this is encoded by the coding sequence ATGGCATCCACGGCAGACATCAAGAACGGCGTCGTCCTCAGCATCGACGGCCAGCTCTGGAACGTCATCGAGTTCCAGCACGTCAAGCCGGGCAAGGGCGGCGCGTTCGTCCGCACGAAGCTGAAGAACGTGGTCTCCGGCAAGGTCGTCGACCGCACCTACAACGCGGGCGCGAAGATCGACATCGAGAACGTCGACCGCCGCGACTTCACCTACCTCTACAACGACGGCGAGGGGTTCGTGTTCATGGACGTCGCCGACTACGACCAGCTCACGGTGGGTGCTGCGACCGTCGGTGACGCGGCGAACTTCCTGCTGGAGAACCAGCAGGTCCAGATCGCCCTCAACAACGGCAACCCGCTGTACGTCGAGCTCCCCGCCTCCGTGGTGCTGGAGATCACCTACACCGAGCCCGGCCTGCAGGGCGACCGTTCGTCGGCCGGCACCAAGTCCGCCACGGTCGAGACGGGCTACGAGATCCAGGTTCCGCTGTTCGTGGAGACCGGCACGAAGGTCAAGGTCGACACCCGCACGGGCGCCTACCTCGGTCGCATCAACTGA
- a CDS encoding 3-dehydroquinate dehydratase yields MPSTPRRLLLVNGPNLNLLGVREPDIYGRETLADVETLVTRTAGESGFDVRAVQSNHEGVLLDAIHAAREDCAGIVINPGGLTHTSVVLRDALSGVSLPVAEVHISDVSSREEFRRHSFVRDVAVVHVSGEGVAGYARAVRLLIDVITGRADG; encoded by the coding sequence GTGCCCTCCACGCCTCGACGCCTCCTCCTCGTCAACGGACCGAACCTGAACCTCCTGGGTGTGCGCGAACCCGACATCTACGGTCGAGAGACGCTCGCCGACGTCGAGACGCTCGTGACGCGCACGGCGGGGGAGTCCGGCTTCGACGTTCGCGCCGTCCAGAGCAACCACGAGGGCGTGCTCCTGGACGCGATCCACGCTGCGCGCGAGGACTGCGCCGGGATCGTCATCAACCCGGGCGGCCTCACGCACACCTCGGTGGTGCTGCGCGACGCGCTCTCGGGGGTGTCGCTGCCGGTCGCCGAGGTGCACATCTCCGACGTCTCGTCGCGCGAAGAGTTCCGTCGTCATTCGTTCGTCCGCGACGTGGCCGTCGTCCACGTGAGCGGGGAAGGGGTGGCCGGCTACGCGCGTGCGGTGCGGCTGCTCATCGACGTCATCACCGGGCGCGCCGACGGCTGA
- a CDS encoding glyoxalase: MPGLHHVEIWIADPGAVDADWGWLLQRLGFARTAQWNDGVSWEAEGVYLTFTTAPALAGAHDRRRSGLNHLAFRGGSPADVDAILEESAAHGWSALYRDRYPHAGGPDHYAGWIENADGFKVEVVAE, from the coding sequence ATGCCGGGACTGCACCACGTCGAGATCTGGATCGCCGACCCCGGGGCGGTGGATGCCGACTGGGGCTGGCTGCTTCAGCGGCTGGGATTCGCGCGCACCGCGCAGTGGAACGACGGAGTGTCCTGGGAAGCCGAAGGCGTCTACCTCACCTTCACCACCGCTCCCGCGCTGGCCGGCGCGCACGATCGCCGACGGTCGGGCCTCAATCACCTCGCGTTCCGCGGAGGGTCTCCGGCGGACGTGGACGCGATCCTCGAGGAATCGGCGGCGCACGGCTGGAGCGCGCTCTATCGGGACCGCTACCCGCACGCTGGCGGTCCCGACCACTACGCGGGGTGGATCGAGAACGCCGACGGCTTCAAGGTGGAGGTCGTCGCCGAGTGA
- the aroB gene encoding 3-dehydroquinate synthase, whose product MSESTVITVAGDQPYDITVGRGILSRLSNALPPSARKVLIVHPPTLADQAARLRESLGGERQVLLAEIPDAEQGKRVEVAAFCWQVMGQADFTRTDAVIGFGGGAVTDLAGFVAATWLRGVAVVQVPTTVLGMVDAAVGGKTGINTAEGKNLVGAFWPPRAVLCDLDLLDTLSDNERVAGFAEVVKAGFIWYPEILDLIEADPKAAVDPRSEAFRRCIELAIDMKAHVVGEDLREAGLREVLNYGHTLGHAIEHAERYRWRHGAAISVGMLFAAELSRLAGRLSDDAAQRHRDILELLGLPTSYRAGAWNQLLATMQRDKKTRGAMLRFIVLDDIGKPTVLQAPDESLLFAAYQEIGD is encoded by the coding sequence GTGAGCGAGAGCACCGTCATCACCGTCGCGGGGGACCAGCCGTACGACATCACGGTGGGCCGCGGCATCCTCTCTCGGCTCTCCAATGCGTTGCCGCCCTCGGCGCGGAAGGTCCTCATCGTGCACCCGCCGACGCTGGCCGACCAGGCGGCGCGGCTGCGCGAGTCGCTCGGCGGCGAGCGGCAGGTGCTGTTGGCGGAGATCCCCGATGCGGAGCAGGGCAAGCGCGTCGAGGTCGCCGCGTTCTGCTGGCAGGTCATGGGGCAGGCGGACTTCACGCGCACCGACGCGGTGATCGGATTCGGCGGCGGAGCCGTCACCGACCTCGCCGGGTTCGTGGCGGCGACCTGGCTGCGCGGGGTCGCGGTGGTGCAGGTGCCGACGACGGTGCTCGGCATGGTCGACGCCGCCGTGGGCGGCAAGACCGGCATCAACACCGCAGAGGGCAAGAACCTCGTCGGTGCATTCTGGCCTCCCCGCGCCGTGCTGTGCGACCTCGACCTGCTCGACACGCTGTCCGACAACGAGCGCGTGGCAGGCTTCGCCGAGGTCGTCAAAGCCGGGTTCATCTGGTACCCGGAGATCCTCGACCTCATCGAGGCCGATCCGAAAGCCGCCGTCGACCCGCGCAGCGAGGCCTTCCGGCGTTGCATCGAGCTCGCCATCGACATGAAGGCCCACGTCGTGGGGGAAGATCTGCGCGAGGCGGGACTGCGCGAGGTGCTCAATTACGGCCACACCCTCGGGCACGCGATCGAGCACGCCGAGCGTTACCGCTGGCGCCATGGTGCGGCCATCTCGGTCGGCATGCTGTTCGCCGCGGAGCTGTCACGGCTCGCCGGACGCCTCTCCGACGACGCGGCGCAGCGGCACCGCGACATCCTCGAGCTCCTGGGTCTCCCGACGAGCTACCGCGCCGGCGCCTGGAATCAGCTGCTCGCGACGATGCAGCGCGACAAGAAGACGCGCGGCGCCATGCTGCGCTTTATCGTGCTCGACGACATCGGCAAGCCGACCGTCCTCCAAGCTCCCGACGAGTCGCTGCTCTTCGCGGCCTACCAGGAGATCGGCGACTGA
- a CDS encoding shikimate kinase produces MSARAVVLIGPMGAGKTSIGKRVARALGETFYDSDAAVVREHGPIDAIFRDHGEDRFRQWERVAVRDGLDRGGIVALGGGAVLHPDTQADLAAHQVILLTVGPQTIESRIRGTKRPLLQGEDAVARWSALYATRRPLYERLADVTFDTSSGPLQEVVDALVQWVRTTPTASADAPTESGDPS; encoded by the coding sequence ATGAGTGCACGCGCGGTCGTTCTCATCGGCCCGATGGGAGCCGGAAAGACGAGCATCGGCAAGCGCGTCGCACGCGCTCTCGGCGAGACGTTCTACGACAGCGATGCGGCCGTCGTGCGCGAGCACGGCCCGATCGACGCGATCTTCCGCGATCACGGCGAGGACCGCTTCCGGCAGTGGGAGCGTGTTGCGGTGCGCGACGGACTCGACAGAGGCGGCATCGTGGCCCTCGGTGGCGGAGCAGTACTCCACCCCGACACACAGGCCGACCTCGCGGCGCACCAGGTGATCCTGCTGACCGTGGGCCCCCAGACGATCGAGTCCCGCATCCGCGGCACGAAGCGCCCCCTGTTGCAGGGCGAGGATGCCGTCGCCCGCTGGTCTGCGCTCTATGCCACACGCCGACCGCTGTACGAGCGGCTCGCCGACGTCACGTTCGACACGTCCTCCGGTCCGCTGCAGGAGGTCGTCGACGCCCTCGTGCAGTGGGTACGCACCACACCGACGGCGTCCGCGGACGCCCCCACCGAATCAGGAGATCCGTCGTGA
- the aroC gene encoding chorismate synthase produces the protein MLRVLTAGESHGPELVALMEGLPAGVPVSRAAIQADLARRKLGYGRGSRMKFEEDELTISAGVRHGYSLGSPIALRVGNTEWPKWIEVMNPEPVELTEKSRGRSAALTRPRPGHADLVGMQKYGFDEARPILERASARETAARVALGAVARGFLAELGIRLVSHTLSIGPVRVPDDAALPMPDDVDALDADPLRCFDAATSAAMVAEVDAARKDGDTLGGIVEVLAYGLPPGLGSHVQWDRRLDAKLAQALMSIQAIKGVEVGDGFETTRRRGSAAHDELFATDEGITRSSDKAGGTEGGMSTGTVLRVRAGMKPIATVPRALRTIDVATGDTATAHHQRSDVCAVPAAGVVAEAMVALTLADVVLEKFGGDSVAETKRNLDAYLAAIPASLATTADSDDSLG, from the coding sequence ATGCTCCGCGTGCTCACGGCCGGCGAATCGCACGGCCCCGAACTCGTCGCCCTCATGGAGGGACTCCCGGCCGGCGTCCCCGTCTCCCGCGCCGCCATCCAGGCCGATCTCGCGCGCCGCAAGCTGGGCTACGGCCGCGGCTCTCGGATGAAGTTCGAGGAGGACGAGCTCACGATCTCGGCCGGTGTCCGCCACGGCTACAGCCTGGGCAGCCCGATCGCCTTGCGCGTCGGCAACACCGAGTGGCCCAAGTGGATCGAGGTCATGAACCCCGAGCCCGTCGAGCTGACCGAGAAGTCGCGGGGCCGATCCGCCGCACTCACGCGCCCGCGCCCCGGTCACGCCGACCTGGTGGGCATGCAGAAGTACGGCTTCGACGAGGCCCGGCCGATCCTGGAGCGTGCGAGCGCACGCGAGACCGCCGCACGAGTCGCACTCGGTGCGGTGGCGCGCGGGTTCCTCGCCGAGCTCGGCATCCGCCTGGTCAGCCACACCCTCTCCATCGGCCCTGTGCGCGTGCCCGACGACGCGGCGCTGCCGATGCCCGACGACGTGGACGCACTGGATGCCGATCCGCTCCGCTGCTTCGACGCCGCCACCAGCGCCGCGATGGTGGCCGAGGTGGATGCCGCCCGCAAGGACGGTGACACCCTCGGTGGCATCGTCGAGGTGCTCGCCTACGGCCTCCCGCCGGGGCTCGGCTCGCACGTGCAGTGGGATCGGCGCCTCGACGCAAAACTCGCGCAGGCGCTCATGAGCATCCAGGCGATCAAGGGCGTCGAGGTCGGTGACGGCTTCGAGACGACGCGGCGCCGTGGGTCGGCGGCTCACGACGAGCTCTTCGCCACCGACGAGGGCATCACGCGCTCGAGCGACAAGGCCGGCGGCACCGAAGGCGGCATGTCGACGGGAACGGTGCTGCGTGTGCGTGCAGGCATGAAGCCGATCGCGACCGTGCCGCGCGCACTTCGGACGATCGATGTGGCCACCGGCGACACCGCGACCGCGCACCACCAGCGCTCGGACGTATGCGCGGTGCCCGCGGCGGGCGTGGTCGCCGAGGCGATGGTCGCCCTCACCCTCGCCGATGTCGTGCTGGAGAAGTTCGGCGGCGACAGCGTGGCGGAGACGAAGCGCAATCTCGACGCTTACCTCGCCGCCATCCCCGCGTCGCTGGCCACAACGGCCGACAGCGACGACTCCCTGGGATGA
- a CDS encoding shikimate dehydrogenase, which translates to MTGQPTALEVWGDPIEHSLSPRLHAAAYAQLGYDWTYGRRRVDETTFARELAGLGTEFRGLSCTMPLKTAAYAAAEEHDHRAVLTGAANTLLLTDGRRRAFNTDVGGIVRALADVGVTHVSSPRIVGAGSTATSALVALSELGADRVTVVARRLAAAQPLIDLGTRLGIAVSAAPLDQDGTDAHDLTLSTLPGAAAVASETARRLADAGGVLFDVVYGHWPTALATAWEHAGQVAVNGEGMLLHQAVLQIRLFATGDVSAALPDEQAVVAVMRGALVGG; encoded by the coding sequence ATGACGGGTCAGCCGACCGCCCTGGAGGTCTGGGGCGATCCCATCGAGCACAGCCTGTCTCCACGGCTCCACGCGGCCGCGTATGCGCAGCTGGGCTACGACTGGACCTACGGTCGTCGGCGCGTCGACGAGACGACCTTCGCCCGTGAACTGGCGGGGTTGGGGACCGAGTTCCGCGGCCTGTCCTGCACGATGCCGCTCAAGACGGCCGCCTACGCCGCCGCAGAGGAGCACGACCACCGCGCGGTCCTCACGGGCGCGGCGAACACGCTGCTGCTGACCGATGGCCGCCGTCGCGCGTTCAACACCGACGTCGGCGGCATCGTCCGCGCTCTCGCCGACGTCGGGGTCACGCACGTCTCCTCTCCGCGGATCGTCGGGGCCGGGTCCACGGCGACATCGGCTCTCGTCGCGCTGTCAGAACTCGGCGCCGACCGCGTCACCGTCGTGGCGCGTCGCCTCGCCGCCGCACAACCGCTTATCGACCTGGGGACACGCCTCGGCATCGCGGTGAGTGCCGCTCCGCTCGACCAGGACGGCACCGACGCGCACGACCTCACCCTGTCGACCCTGCCGGGGGCCGCCGCCGTCGCCTCCGAGACGGCGCGGCGGCTCGCCGACGCCGGGGGAGTTCTGTTCGACGTGGTCTACGGGCACTGGCCGACCGCCCTCGCGACGGCCTGGGAGCACGCGGGACAGGTCGCCGTCAACGGCGAAGGGATGCTGCTGCACCAGGCCGTGCTGCAGATCCGGCTCTTCGCCACCGGAGACGTGTCCGCCGCGTTGCCGGACGAGCAAGCCGTCGTGGCCGTCATGCGCGGCGCGCTCGTGGGAGGATAG
- the mltG gene encoding endolytic transglycosylase MltG, with product MPDTPSSDDQFADLFGRLPSPPNRAASATSSDSSASTPAPTSRRAAREAATASGETRVTPAVETSPVSAPRTAATHEPAPVHAPAAAAASDTLPPGPRRTPGSIDALFGAEAVHEADDPKKRHDRDRRKSRIAGWVIVGVVLAIIGGLAVGGTYVWTTYEDKIRAFLGWEEPKDFEAGMANGEVVVTIVEGDTGSSISTTLYDAGVTKTSGAFYDYLISTASAATFHPGAYRLQYEMTSEAALAALEDPANKLENTAQLREGLTVEQSLPILADGTGIALKDFQSAVADPSEYGVAADSLEGWLFPATYTFDPGATATDVVQTLVDRTITSLDAAGVPKDRREEILTIASIIEREARYEDDFYKVSRVIQNRLDPSNDETFGKLQMDSTAQYGYGEMHDGTVSSTAEALEDDNPWNTYVHEGLPIGPIANPGDTAIKAAMEPADGPWLYFVTVNLETGETVFTETYSEHLKAVDQWRQWCADNPDGGC from the coding sequence ATGCCCGACACCCCGTCGTCCGACGATCAGTTCGCCGACCTGTTCGGCAGGCTGCCGTCGCCCCCGAACCGTGCCGCCTCGGCCACGTCCTCGGATTCGAGCGCGTCGACGCCCGCGCCGACGAGTCGTCGCGCGGCGAGGGAGGCGGCGACGGCATCCGGCGAGACGCGGGTCACTCCGGCCGTCGAGACGAGTCCCGTCAGTGCCCCCCGGACTGCCGCGACGCACGAGCCCGCGCCCGTCCACGCCCCGGCCGCCGCGGCCGCGTCGGACACCCTTCCTCCCGGCCCTCGACGGACTCCGGGCTCGATCGACGCGTTGTTCGGCGCGGAGGCCGTCCACGAAGCCGACGACCCGAAGAAGCGACACGACCGTGACCGGCGCAAGAGCCGGATCGCCGGCTGGGTGATCGTCGGCGTCGTGCTGGCGATCATCGGCGGTCTCGCGGTCGGCGGCACCTATGTGTGGACGACGTACGAAGACAAGATCCGCGCGTTCCTCGGCTGGGAAGAACCCAAGGACTTCGAGGCCGGCATGGCCAACGGCGAGGTCGTCGTGACGATCGTCGAAGGGGACACCGGCTCGTCGATCTCGACGACGTTGTACGACGCGGGCGTCACGAAGACCTCCGGCGCCTTCTACGACTACCTCATCTCCACCGCATCCGCCGCGACCTTCCACCCAGGCGCGTACCGGCTGCAGTACGAGATGACCTCCGAAGCGGCGCTGGCCGCGCTGGAGGATCCGGCCAACAAGCTCGAGAACACGGCTCAGCTGCGCGAAGGTCTCACCGTGGAGCAGTCGCTCCCGATCCTCGCCGACGGGACAGGCATCGCCCTCAAGGACTTCCAATCGGCCGTAGCCGACCCCTCGGAGTACGGCGTGGCGGCCGACAGCCTCGAAGGCTGGCTCTTCCCCGCGACCTACACCTTTGATCCCGGCGCCACGGCGACAGACGTCGTGCAGACGCTGGTCGACCGCACCATCACCTCGTTGGACGCCGCCGGTGTGCCGAAGGATCGCCGGGAGGAGATCCTCACGATCGCGTCCATCATCGAGCGCGAAGCGCGCTACGAGGACGACTTCTACAAGGTGTCTCGCGTCATCCAGAACCGCCTCGACCCGTCCAACGACGAGACGTTCGGCAAGCTCCAGATGGATTCGACGGCGCAGTACGGCTACGGCGAGATGCACGACGGCACGGTGAGCTCCACCGCCGAAGCCCTCGAGGACGACAATCCCTGGAACACCTACGTTCACGAAGGGCTGCCGATCGGTCCGATCGCCAATCCCGGCGACACCGCGATCAAGGCCGCCATGGAGCCCGCCGACGGTCCATGGCTCTACTTCGTGACGGTCAATCTCGAGACGGGCGAGACGGTGTTCACCGAGACGTACAGCGAACACCTCAAAGCCGTCGATCAGTGGCGTCAGTGGTGCGCGGACAATCCTGACGGCGGCTGCTGA
- the ruvX gene encoding Holliday junction resolvase RuvX: protein MTGFRRGVRLGIDVGKARVGVARCDRDGLLAVPVETVPRDDGTTRRIVELASEYDAFELLVGLPISLSGGETASTADARLVAGQLAAASGLPVRLVDERLSTVSAHAALRDSGRSQRSSRKLVDQVAAVVLLQQAIDVEKSTGIPAGALHDPPEPV from the coding sequence GTGACGGGGTTCCGACGCGGCGTCCGGCTCGGCATCGATGTCGGGAAGGCGCGCGTCGGTGTGGCACGGTGCGATCGTGACGGTCTGCTCGCCGTTCCGGTCGAGACCGTCCCACGCGACGACGGCACCACACGCCGGATCGTCGAACTCGCCAGCGAGTACGACGCGTTCGAGCTCCTGGTGGGTCTTCCCATCAGCTTGAGCGGGGGCGAGACGGCCTCGACGGCCGACGCGAGGCTCGTCGCTGGGCAGCTCGCCGCGGCATCCGGACTCCCCGTCCGCCTGGTCGACGAGCGCTTGAGCACGGTGTCCGCGCATGCGGCGCTGCGCGATTCCGGAAGATCCCAGCGTTCGTCTCGTAAGCTTGTCGACCAAGTAGCGGCGGTCGTCCTCCTCCAGCAGGCGATCGACGTCGAGAAGAGCACCGGCATCCCGGCCGGCGCTCTCCATGATCCCCCGGAGCCCGTCTGA